One part of the Gallus gallus isolate bGalGal1 chromosome 38, bGalGal1.mat.broiler.GRCg7b, whole genome shotgun sequence genome encodes these proteins:
- the TBCB gene encoding tubulin-folding cofactor B isoform X1, which translates to MKAMAELGPGLGSPGSGPPGSVSLAVSSSLSAFSSLRRYGTELSIGELKQKLELVVGVAAPWMELELRAAGGELLARLEPDDALLGAFPVSDGCGLHVIDRSGGRMGQFEDVSQVPKYEMADSDYDKRTDSVRSFLRRRRWGRFDAEAERQREAEEERRRAEEAELTAAMSPGCRCVVSIPGQPRHRGTIAYVGLTDFKPGHWVGVRYDEPVGKHDGSVGGRRYFECPQRYGAFVRPQRVTVGDFPPEDDGLDEL; encoded by the exons ATGAAGGCGATGGCGGAGCTGGGGCCGGGCCTGGGCAGCCCCGGGTCGGGGCCTCCGGGCTCGGTGTCTCTGGCGgtgagcagcagcctcagcGCCTTCTCCTCGCTGCGGCGTTACGGCACCGAACTGAGCATCGGCGAGCTCAAG CAAAAGCTGGAGCTGGTGGTGGGGGTTGCGGCCCCGTGGATGGAGCTGGAGCTGCGTGCTGCTGGCGGGGAGCTGCTGGCCCGCCTGGAGCCCGACgatgctctgctgggagccTTCCCCGTCAGCGACGGCTGCGGGCTGCAC GTGATCGACCGCAGCGGTGGGCGCATGGGGCAGTTTGAGGACGTGTCCCAGGTCCCCAAATATGAGATGGCCGACAGTGACTATGACAAACGCACAG aCTCGGTCCGTTCGTTCCTCCGCCGCCGCCGTTGGGGCCGTTTCGACGCGGAGGCGGAGCGGCAGCGGGAGGCGGAGGAGGAGCGGCGGAGGGCGGAAGAGGCGGAGCTGACGGCCGCCATGAGCCCCGGCTGCCGCTGCGTCGTCAGCATCCCCGGGCAGCCCCGGCACCGCGGCACCATCGCCTACGTGG GACTGACCGACTTCAAACCCGGCCATTGGGTGGGGGTCCGCTACGATGAGCCCGTGGGCAAACATGACGGCAG CGTCGGCGGCCGCCGTTACTTCGAGTGCCCGCAGCGCTATGGGGCCTTCGTGCGGCCGCAGCGCGTCACTGTGGGGGACTTCCCGCCCGAAGACGATGGGTTGGATGAGCTCTGA
- the TBCB gene encoding tubulin-folding cofactor B isoform X2 → MELELRAAGGELLARLEPDDALLGAFPVSDGCGLHVIDRSGGRMGQFEDVSQVPKYEMADSDYDKRTDSVRSFLRRRRWGRFDAEAERQREAEEERRRAEEAELTAAMSPGCRCVVSIPGQPRHRGTIAYVGLTDFKPGHWVGVRYDEPVGKHDGSVGGRRYFECPQRYGAFVRPQRVTVGDFPPEDDGLDEL, encoded by the exons ATGGAGCTGGAGCTGCGTGCTGCTGGCGGGGAGCTGCTGGCCCGCCTGGAGCCCGACgatgctctgctgggagccTTCCCCGTCAGCGACGGCTGCGGGCTGCAC GTGATCGACCGCAGCGGTGGGCGCATGGGGCAGTTTGAGGACGTGTCCCAGGTCCCCAAATATGAGATGGCCGACAGTGACTATGACAAACGCACAG aCTCGGTCCGTTCGTTCCTCCGCCGCCGCCGTTGGGGCCGTTTCGACGCGGAGGCGGAGCGGCAGCGGGAGGCGGAGGAGGAGCGGCGGAGGGCGGAAGAGGCGGAGCTGACGGCCGCCATGAGCCCCGGCTGCCGCTGCGTCGTCAGCATCCCCGGGCAGCCCCGGCACCGCGGCACCATCGCCTACGTGG GACTGACCGACTTCAAACCCGGCCATTGGGTGGGGGTCCGCTACGATGAGCCCGTGGGCAAACATGACGGCAG CGTCGGCGGCCGCCGTTACTTCGAGTGCCCGCAGCGCTATGGGGCCTTCGTGCGGCCGCAGCGCGTCACTGTGGGGGACTTCCCGCCCGAAGACGATGGGTTGGATGAGCTCTGA
- the SDHAF1 gene encoding succinate dehydrogenase assembly factor 1, mitochondrial, with protein MAGSDLRREALALYRAMLRAAAARPGFAARIRSEFRRCAAVPPRDRLRAELLLRRGRRQLQTLRAPSTVRMGAFGPGSASEATSGSGSGGTSGCGVYSGSGRSSGSGSPPQ; from the coding sequence ATGGCCGGGAGCGACCTCCGCCGGGAGGCGCTGGCGCTGTACCGCGCAATGCTCCGCGCTGCCGCCGCCCGTCCGGGGTTCGCTGCGCGGATCCGCTCCGAATTCCGCCGCTGCGCTGCGGTTCCGCCCCGGGATCGGCTCCGCGCGGAGCTCCTCCTGCGCCGCGGCCGCCGGCAGCTGCAGACGCTGCGGGCGCCGAGCACCGTCCGCATGGGCGCCTTCGGGCCCGGATCCGCTTCTGAGGCCACTTCCGGATCCGGGTCTGGAGGCACTTCCGGGTGCGGGGTGTATTCCGGATCCGGGCGCTCTTCCGGTTCCGGGTCACCACCCCAATAA